The Mixophyes fleayi isolate aMixFle1 chromosome 1, aMixFle1.hap1, whole genome shotgun sequence genome includes a region encoding these proteins:
- the LOC142152151 gene encoding solute carrier family 46 member 2-like, with the protein MGIIRTWIEPVVAGTQVASSFYDTALLMVVRNHYNKTINNISYPTNSSNEEMLQKAISNFYIIYNVIMGLTPFLSAYILAKIGEKTSIKITICVPLLGYLISRMFLLFVIIWEWPVEVIFGSAALNGLTGWFTTYWAGVMTWASLCSSERRRSLRLIIIEMVYGLAGFVGSLVSGHIFVYLNITNQQGTILVCCSIGCYALSVLYSIFVLRTPQEEHCCSETTRLLKDSSNTTIQTNSLDDLPFISKCFLITMFTSAVLFNVAFTATEDVINVFVLKEPLNWGPVDVGYGYAAAYMTYITSFLGVLFLSKCTSDLGLIAIGMVSFSSGLLMMAFVHWTYMYYVARVLMMFSQIPTPTIRSVISKHIKGSSYGKVFVALQLAIEIVSVSASAGFNKLYQATLNWYSGFCFIIFSILGFVSIIPISIAACTEWLRSGQQNISENANTCQVPDSDDPCSSTDHQPIH; encoded by the exons ATGGGGATAATACGGACATGGATTGAGCCAGTGGTTGCTGGAACACAGGTTGCCAGCTCTTTCTATGACACTGCACTGCTTATGGTGGTAAGGAATCACTACAACAAGACCATAAATAACATATCGTATCCTACCAACTCTAGTAATGAAGAAATGTTACAGAAAGCCATTTCAAACTTCTATATAATTTACAATGTCATTATGGGATTAACGCCTTTTCTATCTGCCTACATACTGGCAAAAATTGGAGAGAAAACTAGCATAAAGATCACAATATGTGTGCCATTGCTTGGGTACCTGATATCCAGGATGTTTTTGCTATTTGTCATCATCTGGGAATGGCCAGTAGAAGTCATCTTTGGATCTGCAGCTCTGAATGGTTTAACCGGCTGGTTCACAACCTACTGGGCCGGAGTTATGACCTGGGCTTCCCTGTGCTCCTCTGAAAGAAGAAGGTCTCTTCGACTCATTATCATTGAAATGGTGTATGGATTAGCAGGATTTGTAGGCAGTTTGGTATCAGGACATATATTTGTCTACCTAAATATTACAAACCAACAAGGAACTATCCTTGTGTGCTGCAGTATAGGTTGCTATGCATTATCTGTTCTGTACAGCATTTTTGTTCTGAGGACCCCACAAGAAGAACATTGTTGTTCTGAGACCACTAGACTTTTGAAAGACTCTAGTAACACAACAATACAAACAAACTCATTGGATGATTTACCATTTATATCTAAATGTTTCCTGATTACTATGTTTACCAGTGCTGTTCTGTTTAACGTTGCTTTCACAGCTACTGAAGATGTGATCAATGTGTTTGTGCTGAAGGAACCTCTGAACTGGGGTCCTGTTGATGTTGGCTATGGTTATGCTGCAGCCTACATGACCTATATCACCAGTTTCCTAGGAGTTTTATTTTTGTCCAAATGTACAAGTGACCTGGGACTGATTGCTATTGGAATGGTTTCATTCAGCTCTGGACTTCTGATGATGGCCTTTGTGCATTGGACATATATGTATTATGTCG ctCGGGTACTAATGATGTTCTCACAAATCCCTACACCAACCATCAGATCAGTGATATCTAAGCATATCAAAGGATCGTCTTATG GCAAAGTGTTTGTTGCACTTCAGTTGGCAATAGAAATTGTATCAGTAAGTGCTTCCGCAGGATTCAATAAGCTCTATCAAGCCACGCTAAACTGGTATAGTGGATTCTGTTTCATTATATTCAGTATCCTTGGATTTGTCAGCATTATTCCCATTAG CATTGCAGCCTGCACTGAGTGGTTACGATCTGGTCAACAGAATATCAGCGAGAATGCAAACACCTGCCAGGTTCCTGATAGTGATGACCCCTGTTCTTCCACAGACCATCAACCAATACACTGA